Part of the Virgibacillus necropolis genome, GACTAGACAATGCATGATAATACCGTTCAAATATACGTCTTCTTTCCTCCACCCGATTTTCTAGCACCTTTAATTGCGCCCTTCCAACTCCAGCCAATAAATTACTCATTCTATAATTAAATCCCATTACACTATGCTGATAATAAGGCGCTTTGTCTCGGGCCTGGGTTGCTAAAAAACGAGCCCGCTTCATTGCTTCCGCATCATCTGATACAAGCATACCACCACCAGATGTCGTAATAATTTTGTTGCCATTAAAAGAATAAATTCCAAACCTGCCAAATGTACCACTTTGCTTACCTTTGTAAGTTGAGCCAAGTGATTCTGCGGCGTCCTCAATAATTGGTACCTTATAGTAGTTACATATCAATTGAAGCTCATCCATCCTTGAACTTTGACCATATAGATTGACAATAATGATTGCTTTTGGAAGGTTCCCTTTAAGAGCAGCTTCATTCAATGCTTTCCTGAGAGCAAAAGGTGACATATTCCATGTATCAGGTTCTGAATCAATAAATACTGGCTTTGCTCCTTGATACAAAATTGGATTAGCACTTGCAACAAAAGTAAGCGTTGAACAAAATACTGTATCTTCTTTTGTCACACCTAATAAACAAAGAGCCAAATGAATTGCTGCAGTTCCTGAACTAAGCGCAACAGCTTCATCGGCTCCGACAAACTCGGCGATTTCTTTTTCAAACGCATCCACATTTGGTCCTAAGGGTGCAATCCAATTCGTTTTGAATGCCTCCATAATATAATATTGTTCTCTCCCACTCATATGTGGCGGGGAAAGATGGATTCTAGGATTGGTCATATAAAATCACCGTCTTTTCGTCTAGATTTTATTTCATTAATATTCTTTCGATAATTCTTGTTGGAGAACCTACAGCTTTACTATAAGCTGGGATATGCTCAATTACTGTAGAACCCGCTCCAATAACTGACCATCTACCAAGATGGATTCCTGGGATAATCGTTGCTGACGATCCAACATGTACTCCTTCACCAGTACTCACATTTCCGGTCAACGTAGCATTTGGTGAAACATGGGTATAGTCCCCTATTTCATTGTCATGTTCAATAATTGCTCCCGTGTTGATGATACAATGATTGCCAATTTCAGCCTCGGCATTTATAACGGCCTGAGGCATAATAACTGTTCCATATCCTATTTTGGCAGATGCACTTACAATTGCTGACGGATGAATGATGGACAAATAGTGTTGAGGTAATAAATTTAAGCCTTTCACGATCTTTTTTCTTACGTCATTTCTTCCAATTGCAACTACCACTTTGGTATCTGGGCGAAATAACCTCACTAGGAAAGAAATTGGAGCATGAATAATTCCTTTCTCTTGAAAGCCATGTTCATACTTGTCATCCAAAATAGCTATAATTTTATTTGCCTTTGTAGAAGAAATCATTTCCTGTATGACCCTGCTGTGCCCACCATTTC contains:
- a CDS encoding DegT/DnrJ/EryC1/StrS family aminotransferase, which translates into the protein MTNPRIHLSPPHMSGREQYYIMEAFKTNWIAPLGPNVDAFEKEIAEFVGADEAVALSSGTAAIHLALCLLGVTKEDTVFCSTLTFVASANPILYQGAKPVFIDSEPDTWNMSPFALRKALNEAALKGNLPKAIIIVNLYGQSSRMDELQLICNYYKVPIIEDAAESLGSTYKGKQSGTFGRFGIYSFNGNKIITTSGGGMLVSDDAEAMKRARFLATQARDKAPYYQHSVMGFNYRMSNLLAGVGRAQLKVLENRVEERRRIFERYYHALSSLNGVDFMPELTGTRSNRWLTTLTVKEEKLGVSVKQLVESLNAENIEARHVWKPLHMQPLFSNAAYYSHEADDHVAENLFHSGLCLPSGSNLTEEEQNRVIQCFKDTVNEGQNKKELYYLRKHEV
- a CDS encoding acetyltransferase, with amino-acid sequence MKIIIVGNGGHSRVIQEMISSTKANKIIAILDDKYEHGFQEKGIIHAPISFLVRLFRPDTKVVVAIGRNDVRKKIVKGLNLLPQHYLSIIHPSAIVSASAKIGYGTVIMPQAVINAEAEIGNHCIINTGAIIEHDNEIGDYTHVSPNATLTGNVSTGEGVHVGSSATIIPGIHLGRWSVIGAGSTVIEHIPAYSKAVGSPTRIIERILMK